A region from the Halomarina litorea genome encodes:
- a CDS encoding DUF7576 family protein yields the protein MVDPTSDLNEDVDEDEAPRCAVCGDPVVSADHRVVTWVEEGSARTEHFCDATCRDEWDGP from the coding sequence ATGGTCGACCCGACGTCGGATCTGAACGAGGACGTCGACGAGGACGAGGCACCGCGCTGTGCGGTCTGTGGCGACCCGGTGGTGAGCGCGGACCACCGCGTGGTCACGTGGGTCGAGGAGGGGAGCGCTCGAACCGAGCACTTCTGCGATGCGACCTGCCGAGACGAGTGGGACGGACCCTGA
- a CDS encoding ferritin-like domain-containing protein — protein sequence MDDTNGPTGHELVQNIVGDASDLLTDRRSFMSSAAKLGVGGALLSFAGSGGAAAEDHAGEVSDVDILNYALTLEELEAHYYAEALETFDELEDIENEGTVGGEVFQDLSVQHSTYQFLEQIGMHEREHADALRATIEKVGGTPADIPEFTFPYQTPEEFVALAHTIENVGVSAYAGAAPMIQNEEILKAALSIHSVEARHAAYLGVLNQRAPWSGAFDPARSMEQVLAIASQFIEN from the coding sequence ATGGACGACACCAACGGACCAACCGGCCACGAACTAGTACAGAACATCGTCGGCGACGCGAGCGACCTCCTGACCGACCGGCGGAGCTTCATGTCGAGTGCGGCGAAACTGGGCGTCGGCGGGGCGCTCCTCTCGTTCGCGGGCAGTGGCGGGGCGGCCGCCGAGGACCACGCAGGCGAGGTCAGCGACGTCGACATCCTCAACTACGCGCTGACGCTCGAGGAACTTGAGGCCCACTACTACGCGGAGGCCCTCGAGACGTTCGACGAACTGGAGGACATCGAGAACGAGGGGACGGTCGGCGGCGAGGTCTTCCAGGACCTCTCCGTCCAGCACAGCACCTACCAGTTCCTCGAACAGATCGGGATGCACGAGCGCGAACACGCCGACGCGCTCCGGGCGACCATCGAGAAGGTCGGTGGCACCCCCGCGGACATCCCGGAGTTCACCTTCCCGTACCAGACGCCCGAGGAGTTCGTCGCCCTCGCACACACCATCGAGAACGTCGGCGTCTCCGCGTACGCGGGCGCGGCCCCGATGATTCAGAACGAGGAGATTCTGAAGGCGGCGCTGTCCATCCACAGCGTCGAGGCGCGCCACGCCGCCTACCTCGGCGTCCTCAACCAGCGAGCGCCGTGGAGCGGTGCCTTCGACCCCGCTCGCAGCATGGAGCAGGTACTCGCCATCGCCAGCCAGTTCATCGAGAACTGA
- a CDS encoding helix-turn-helix domain-containing protein translates to MATVVTGTVPAGEFALERTLSSVPDVEFECERVVESGGDIVMPLTWARADDPEALEAALADDPTVEEVSLLAEFEEERLYQMNWVDRVQLIVQMITNAHATVLEAYGNGEEWTLRVMYPSRDDLSATHEFCDAHGVTFDVERIRELEGEPAGRYGLTREQYEALRTAHEAGYFAVPRKTNLDDLADDLGISHQALSERLRRGEDALLEATLLVGSTPWRTD, encoded by the coding sequence ATGGCAACCGTCGTGACCGGGACGGTACCGGCAGGGGAGTTCGCGCTGGAACGCACCCTCTCGTCCGTCCCCGACGTGGAGTTCGAGTGCGAGCGGGTAGTCGAGTCGGGCGGAGACATCGTGATGCCCCTCACCTGGGCGCGCGCGGACGACCCGGAGGCACTGGAGGCAGCACTCGCCGACGACCCGACCGTCGAGGAGGTGTCGCTCCTCGCCGAGTTCGAGGAGGAGCGCCTCTACCAGATGAACTGGGTCGACCGGGTCCAGCTCATCGTCCAGATGATAACTAACGCCCACGCGACGGTCCTCGAGGCGTACGGGAACGGCGAGGAGTGGACCCTCCGGGTGATGTACCCGAGCAGGGACGACCTCTCCGCGACCCACGAGTTCTGTGACGCCCACGGCGTCACGTTCGACGTCGAACGCATCCGCGAACTGGAGGGCGAACCCGCCGGACGCTACGGGCTGACCCGCGAGCAGTACGAGGCGCTCCGGACCGCCCACGAGGCCGGCTACTTCGCGGTCCCGCGCAAGACCAACCTCGACGACCTCGCCGACGACCTCGGTATCTCCCATCAGGCGCTCTCAGAACGCCTCCGTCGCGGCGAGGACGCCCTTCTGGAGGCGACCCTCCTCGTCGGGTCGACCCCCTGGCGGACCGACTGA
- a CDS encoding substrate-binding domain-containing protein — protein MRRRSVLGLAGGAAATLTGGALASTLGGESTPDAPEARALVAGSLLRVARSVPDGTVEAHGSAAVNRLVREGARRPDAVALADPVLFEGVCDQATLFATNALVLAYDPDGPHADAIRTDWRAVADPGVRVGRTDPENDPLGYRTVMAMDLAGLGGALDGSVVLREVDLASVLAGGRLDAAFVYRSMAVQHDLPSVPLPADIDFSDPDRAEAYADASYDLPERTVRGAPIRYGVGVRTDRGTSWARRLATGTDRLREAGFTVPDGYPRDVPVG, from the coding sequence ATGCGCCGACGTTCCGTGCTGGGTCTCGCCGGCGGTGCCGCGGCGACCCTGACGGGGGGTGCGCTCGCAAGCACCCTCGGCGGGGAGTCCACCCCCGACGCCCCCGAGGCCCGTGCGCTCGTCGCCGGGAGTCTCCTCCGCGTCGCACGGTCAGTCCCCGACGGCACCGTCGAGGCACACGGCAGTGCGGCGGTCAATCGACTCGTCCGCGAGGGTGCGCGCCGCCCCGACGCGGTGGCGCTCGCCGACCCCGTCCTCTTCGAGGGGGTCTGTGACCAGGCGACGCTGTTCGCGACGAACGCCCTCGTCCTCGCCTACGACCCCGACGGTCCCCACGCCGACGCGATTCGGACGGACTGGCGGGCCGTCGCGGACCCGGGGGTGCGCGTGGGCCGGACCGACCCCGAGAATGACCCCCTCGGCTACCGGACCGTGATGGCGATGGACCTCGCCGGCCTGGGGGGTGCCCTCGACGGGTCGGTCGTCCTCCGCGAGGTGGACCTCGCGAGCGTCCTCGCCGGCGGGCGACTGGACGCCGCCTTCGTCTACCGGAGCATGGCCGTCCAGCACGACCTGCCGTCCGTCCCCCTCCCGGCGGATATCGACTTCTCGGACCCGGACCGCGCGGAGGCGTACGCCGACGCGAGCTACGACCTTCCGGAGCGGACGGTCCGAGGTGCGCCCATCAGGTACGGCGTTGGTGTCCGCACCGACAGGGGGACGTCGTGGGCGCGCCGCCTCGCCACCGGGACGGACCGCCTCCGCGAGGCGGGGTTCACCGTCCCCGACGGCTACCCCCGGGACGTCCCGGTGGGGTAG
- a CDS encoding 2Fe-2S iron-sulfur cluster-binding protein has product MDEPTVTLTVHHDGGVTVRSVPVGTNLRRTLLDAGLSPYTRLTERLNCGGRGLCATCGVRVETPRAPDHWHDTLAARFGYPRLSCQLTVERDTTVRIPDKLVWGGREVE; this is encoded by the coding sequence ATGGACGAACCCACCGTCACGCTGACCGTCCACCACGACGGCGGGGTGACGGTCCGCTCGGTTCCCGTCGGGACGAACCTCCGCCGCACGCTTCTCGACGCCGGCCTCTCGCCGTACACGCGGCTCACGGAGCGCCTGAACTGCGGCGGGCGGGGGCTCTGTGCCACCTGCGGCGTCCGCGTCGAGACGCCGCGCGCGCCCGACCACTGGCACGATACCCTCGCCGCACGCTTCGGCTACCCCCGACTCTCCTGTCAGCTGACCGTCGAGCGCGACACGACGGTGCGCATCCCCGACAAACTCGTCTGGGGCGGGCGCGAGGTGGAGTGA
- a CDS encoding GNAT family N-acetyltransferase has translation MSERVVRVDTDEALSDALAVRHEVFVEGQDVPEDLEYDEWDDDDRTVHFVAYAGSDGGTDGARPVGAARLRPYREGVGKVQRVAVREAVQGEGWGRRLMDELEAVAGAEGYERLELDAQTHAVGFYERLGYHVTSEEEFLDAGIPHLAMAKALRNC, from the coding sequence ATGAGCGAGCGCGTGGTCCGCGTGGACACCGACGAGGCCCTGTCGGACGCACTGGCGGTCCGCCACGAGGTGTTCGTCGAGGGACAGGACGTGCCAGAGGACCTGGAGTACGACGAGTGGGACGACGACGACCGGACGGTCCACTTCGTCGCGTACGCGGGGTCGGACGGCGGGACCGACGGGGCGCGCCCCGTCGGCGCGGCCCGCCTCCGCCCGTACCGCGAGGGCGTCGGGAAGGTCCAGCGGGTGGCCGTCCGCGAGGCCGTCCAGGGCGAGGGCTGGGGGCGACGACTGATGGACGAACTGGAGGCGGTCGCAGGGGCCGAGGGCTACGAGCGTCTGGAACTCGACGCCCAGACCCACGCCGTCGGGTTCTACGAGCGACTGGGCTACCACGTCACCAGCGAGGAGGAGTTCCTCGACGCCGGGATACCACACCTCGCGATGGCGAAGGCGCTCCGAAACTGCTGA
- a CDS encoding cytochrome P450, which translates to MYTEPPGPSGLPVVGNTRQYARNPFRFMTAVRRAYGDLARFQLGPVDAYLVSNPDDVERVLVTEEEKYRKADFQDDAVDSLLGKGLLVSEGDFWAEQRQLAQPAFTMGRIGGLTDMMAEKTRATLDGWSDGETLDVQLPMARLTVEIIVNAMFGTDIDEETVYAVQDSLEPLGERFEPDVVRFLTPPWVPTPENREYEAALATLDGIVADLIERRRGTEREGTDLLSILLRAQAMGDQTDRQLRDEMMTMLLAGHDTTALTLTYAWHQIATHPEVEARLHEEVDEVLGGGRRPNEAGGAVDDRPVTMGDLRDLKYTERVLKETMRLYPPVYTLFRQTNTDVRLGGYRVPKDSLLMLPQWVVHRDPTYWEDPETFDPDRWLPERSEGRHRYAYFPFGAGPRHCIGKQLSLVEAKVITSSVARQFSMELVSSPELRMRPSLTMHPRDPVRVTLHER; encoded by the coding sequence ATGTACACGGAGCCGCCCGGCCCGTCCGGGTTGCCGGTCGTGGGGAACACCCGCCAGTACGCTCGGAACCCGTTCCGATTTATGACGGCGGTTCGGCGGGCGTACGGTGACCTCGCGCGGTTCCAACTCGGCCCCGTCGACGCCTATCTGGTGTCGAACCCCGACGACGTCGAACGCGTCCTCGTCACGGAGGAGGAGAAGTACCGCAAGGCGGACTTCCAGGACGACGCCGTCGACTCCCTGCTCGGGAAGGGACTCCTCGTGAGCGAGGGCGACTTCTGGGCCGAGCAACGCCAACTCGCCCAGCCCGCGTTCACCATGGGACGTATCGGCGGTCTCACCGATATGATGGCCGAGAAGACGCGGGCCACGCTCGATGGGTGGTCCGACGGGGAGACGCTGGACGTCCAGTTGCCGATGGCCCGGCTCACGGTCGAGATCATCGTCAATGCGATGTTCGGGACGGACATCGACGAGGAGACGGTGTACGCCGTACAGGACAGCCTCGAACCGCTGGGGGAACGGTTCGAACCCGACGTGGTTCGGTTCCTGACGCCGCCGTGGGTGCCTACCCCGGAGAACCGCGAGTACGAGGCGGCACTGGCGACGCTCGACGGCATCGTCGCGGACCTCATCGAGCGCCGTCGCGGCACCGAGCGAGAGGGGACGGACCTGCTCTCGATACTGCTGCGGGCGCAGGCGATGGGCGACCAGACCGACCGGCAGTTGCGCGACGAGATGATGACGATGCTGCTGGCAGGCCACGACACGACGGCGCTGACGCTCACTTACGCGTGGCACCAGATCGCTACCCACCCCGAGGTGGAGGCCCGACTGCACGAGGAGGTGGACGAGGTGCTCGGCGGGGGCCGCCGGCCGAACGAGGCCGGTGGAGCCGTGGACGACCGCCCCGTGACGATGGGCGACCTGCGTGACCTGAAGTACACCGAGCGGGTGCTGAAGGAGACGATGCGGCTCTACCCGCCGGTGTACACGCTGTTCCGCCAGACGAACACTGACGTTCGACTGGGGGGCTACCGCGTCCCGAAGGACTCCCTGCTGATGCTCCCGCAGTGGGTGGTCCACCGCGACCCGACGTACTGGGAGGACCCGGAGACGTTCGACCCGGACCGCTGGCTCCCCGAGCGCTCCGAGGGCCGCCACCGGTACGCCTACTTCCCGTTCGGGGCCGGGCCGCGCCACTGTATCGGGAAACAGCTCTCGCTGGTCGAGGCGAAGGTCATCACGAGTTCCGTCGCCCGGCAGTTCTCGATGGAACTCGTCTCCTCGCCGGAACTCCGGATGCGTCCGTCGCTCACGATGCACCCCCGGGACCCCGTGCGCGTCACCCTCCACGAGCGATAG
- a CDS encoding DUF4399 domain-containing protein — MGRLTRRKFTGIVGTAAAAALAGCSDSSDGSEGGENNTTGDGGTTDGNETTAGNGTGNESGNGTGNGTGTADGGVSLPENASVAFVEPEDGATVTSPVQVEMQAEGFTVEPAGEVNENAGHFHVMVDAEAVPQGEVIPNDEQHIHFGDGSTTASLELEPGEHTLVLQPGNGAHEAYDVTDGITITVEEGQSNGTGNTTGTVSGNGSANGSN, encoded by the coding sequence ATGGGACGACTCACGCGACGGAAGTTCACCGGTATCGTCGGAACAGCCGCGGCCGCCGCCCTCGCAGGGTGTTCCGACTCCTCGGACGGCTCCGAAGGTGGAGAGAACAACACGACCGGTGACGGCGGAACGACGGACGGAAACGAGACCACCGCGGGCAACGGTACCGGAAACGAGTCGGGCAACGGCACCGGGAACGGAACTGGTACCGCCGACGGCGGGGTGAGTCTCCCCGAGAACGCCTCGGTCGCGTTCGTCGAACCGGAGGACGGCGCGACGGTCACGAGTCCCGTGCAGGTCGAGATGCAGGCCGAGGGGTTCACCGTCGAACCCGCCGGCGAGGTGAACGAGAACGCCGGGCACTTCCACGTCATGGTCGACGCCGAGGCCGTCCCACAGGGCGAGGTCATCCCGAACGACGAACAGCACATCCACTTCGGCGACGGGTCGACGACGGCCAGTCTGGAACTCGAACCCGGCGAACACACGCTGGTCCTCCAGCCCGGAAACGGCGCACACGAGGCCTACGACGTCACCGACGGGATCACCATCACCGTCGAGGAGGGGCAGAGCAACGGGACGGGGAACACCACCGGTACCGTCTCGGGCAACGGTTCCGCCAACGGATCGAACTGA
- the sucD gene encoding succinate--CoA ligase subunit alpha has protein sequence MSILVDDETRVVVQGITGGEGKFHTGQMVDYGTNVVAGAVPGKGGQEVDGIPVYDTVDEAVHEEDADASVVFVPPAFAADAMFEALDTNLDLVVAITEGVPQQDMAKVYKRLSETDTHLVGPNCPGLITPGEAKLGILPGNIFSDGNVGLVSRSGTLTYQVVDNLTQRGIGQTTAVGIGGDPIIGTDFVDALELFENDEETEVVVMCGEIGGEDEEEAAAYIAEYMDTPVAGFIAGRTAPPGKRMGHAGAIVSGSGTGTAESKIEALNDAGVPVGDTPEEVADNVEDLL, from the coding sequence ATGAGCATTCTAGTTGACGACGAGACGCGCGTGGTCGTACAGGGTATCACCGGCGGCGAGGGCAAGTTCCACACCGGGCAGATGGTCGACTACGGCACGAACGTCGTGGCCGGCGCGGTGCCCGGTAAGGGCGGGCAGGAGGTCGACGGCATCCCCGTCTACGACACCGTCGACGAGGCCGTCCACGAGGAGGACGCAGACGCCTCCGTCGTGTTCGTCCCGCCTGCGTTCGCGGCGGACGCGATGTTCGAGGCCCTCGACACGAACCTCGACCTCGTCGTCGCCATCACCGAGGGCGTCCCCCAGCAGGACATGGCGAAGGTGTACAAGCGCCTCTCGGAGACCGACACGCATCTCGTCGGCCCGAACTGCCCCGGTCTCATCACGCCCGGCGAGGCGAAACTCGGCATCCTGCCCGGGAACATCTTCTCGGACGGCAACGTCGGTCTCGTCTCCCGGTCGGGGACCCTCACCTACCAGGTCGTCGACAACCTGACCCAGCGCGGTATCGGGCAGACCACCGCCGTCGGCATCGGCGGCGACCCCATCATCGGGACGGACTTCGTCGACGCCCTCGAACTGTTCGAGAACGACGAGGAGACCGAGGTGGTCGTCATGTGCGGCGAAATCGGCGGCGAGGACGAGGAGGAGGCCGCCGCCTACATCGCCGAGTACATGGACACGCCCGTCGCGGGCTTCATCGCGGGCCGCACCGCACCCCCCGGAAAGCGCATGGGCCACGCGGGCGCCATCGTCAGCGGGTCCGGCACGGGCACTGCGGAGTCGAAGATCGAGGCGCTCAACGACGCGGGCGTCCCCGTGGGTGACACCCCCGAGGAGGTCGCCGACAACGTCGAAGACCTGCTGTAA
- the sucC gene encoding ADP-forming succinate--CoA ligase subunit beta, whose product MKLHEYQAKRVFAEAGLPVPESELAESVEEVVEAAERIGYPVAVKAQVQVGGRGKAGGIKLADDEEEVREAADAILGMDLKGLHVDSVLVEEAVDFTNELYVGVTMDRGEGKPVAMVSTKGGVDIEEVAAEDPDAIAREHIDPAFGMHPYQARKAVFDAGVERDIAMDVANVLTTLYDLWASKDATDIEVNPVMVTSDREVVCADAVMNIDDDALFRHSDLAEMEDEAAEDDLEAKANEYGFDYVRLSGNVGIIGNGAGLVMTTLDLVDYYGGKPANFLDIGGGAKAERVANALDMVFADENVDSVVFNIFGGITRGDEVAKGINEALDGFDEIPKPVVVRLAGTNAEEGMEILNTERIEVEKTLEEAVQRAVELAGGEN is encoded by the coding sequence ATGAAGCTTCACGAGTACCAGGCGAAGCGGGTGTTCGCCGAGGCGGGCCTCCCGGTCCCCGAGTCGGAACTCGCCGAGAGCGTCGAGGAGGTCGTCGAGGCCGCCGAGCGCATCGGCTACCCCGTCGCCGTCAAGGCGCAGGTACAGGTCGGCGGGCGCGGGAAGGCCGGCGGTATCAAACTCGCGGACGACGAGGAGGAGGTCCGCGAGGCCGCCGACGCCATCCTCGGGATGGACCTGAAGGGCCTGCACGTCGACAGCGTCCTCGTCGAGGAGGCCGTCGACTTCACGAACGAACTCTACGTCGGCGTGACGATGGACCGCGGCGAGGGCAAACCCGTGGCCATGGTCTCGACGAAAGGTGGCGTGGACATCGAGGAGGTCGCCGCCGAGGACCCCGACGCCATCGCCCGCGAGCACATCGACCCCGCGTTCGGGATGCACCCCTATCAGGCACGGAAGGCGGTCTTCGACGCCGGCGTCGAGCGCGACATCGCGATGGACGTGGCGAACGTCCTCACGACGCTGTACGACCTCTGGGCGTCGAAGGACGCCACGGACATCGAGGTCAACCCCGTGATGGTCACGAGCGACCGCGAGGTCGTCTGTGCGGACGCCGTGATGAACATCGACGACGACGCCCTCTTCCGGCACTCGGACCTCGCGGAGATGGAAGACGAGGCCGCCGAGGACGACCTGGAGGCGAAGGCCAACGAGTACGGCTTCGACTACGTCCGCCTCTCGGGCAACGTCGGCATCATCGGCAACGGCGCGGGTCTCGTCATGACGACGCTCGACCTCGTGGACTACTACGGCGGGAAGCCCGCCAACTTCCTCGACATCGGCGGCGGCGCGAAGGCCGAACGCGTCGCGAACGCACTCGACATGGTGTTCGCCGACGAGAACGTCGATTCAGTGGTGTTCAACATCTTCGGCGGCATCACCCGCGGCGACGAGGTGGCCAAGGGCATCAACGAGGCGCTCGACGGCTTCGACGAGATTCCCAAGCCGGTCGTCGTCCGCCTCGCGGGGACGAACGCCGAGGAGGGCATGGAGATTCTGAACACGGAGCGCATCGAGGTCGAGAAGACCCTCGAGGAGGCCGTCCAGCGTGCGGTCGAACTCGCGGGAGGTGAGAACTAA
- a CDS encoding NADPH:quinone reductase produces MRAVRYHEHGGPEVLQVDDVEAPDPGRGEVRVSIRAAGVNPVDTYFREGEYPVPDLPWQGGSDLAGVVSAVGEGVEEFSTGDRVFGTGLGRTDPGTYAEEVVARTDRLAELPEEVSFTEGAALALVGVTAWQAFVHHAGLEPGETCLVQSGSGGVGHVAVQLADAMGARVVTTASEKYHGHLRDLGADVTLDYHRDDLEDAIGEAGAPDVVLETIMNEYFPMDARVAATGARIVGIGNTADEAPVPMSGKGKDLRFQLMTMYNTPDIGAVCDRLAYLAETGQVVPEIARTYPLEDAAEAQRAVLEDSFLGKLVLEVEQ; encoded by the coding sequence ATGCGAGCAGTCCGCTATCACGAACACGGCGGTCCCGAGGTACTGCAGGTCGACGACGTCGAGGCGCCCGACCCGGGACGCGGGGAGGTCCGCGTCTCGATCCGCGCGGCGGGCGTCAACCCCGTCGACACCTACTTCCGCGAGGGCGAGTACCCCGTCCCCGACCTCCCGTGGCAGGGCGGGTCGGACCTCGCGGGCGTCGTGAGCGCCGTCGGCGAGGGCGTCGAGGAGTTCTCGACGGGCGACCGCGTGTTCGGGACGGGCCTCGGGCGGACCGACCCCGGCACCTACGCCGAGGAAGTCGTCGCCCGGACGGACCGCCTCGCCGAACTCCCCGAGGAGGTGTCGTTCACGGAGGGGGCCGCGCTGGCACTCGTCGGCGTCACGGCGTGGCAGGCGTTCGTCCACCACGCGGGCCTCGAACCCGGCGAGACGTGTCTCGTCCAGTCGGGCAGCGGAGGTGTCGGCCACGTCGCCGTCCAGTTGGCCGACGCGATGGGCGCGCGCGTCGTCACGACGGCGAGCGAGAAGTACCACGGGCATCTGCGCGACCTGGGCGCGGACGTGACCCTCGACTACCACCGCGACGACCTGGAGGACGCCATCGGCGAGGCGGGTGCACCCGACGTGGTGCTGGAGACCATCATGAACGAGTACTTCCCGATGGACGCGCGCGTGGCGGCGACGGGCGCGCGCATCGTCGGCATCGGCAACACCGCCGACGAGGCGCCCGTTCCGATGAGCGGCAAGGGGAAGGACCTCCGCTTCCAGTTGATGACGATGTACAACACGCCCGACATCGGCGCGGTCTGCGACCGTCTCGCGTACCTCGCCGAGACGGGACAGGTCGTCCCGGAGATCGCGCGGACCTACCCCCTCGAAGACGCCGCCGAGGCACAGCGGGCGGTGCTGGAGGACAGTTTCCTCGGGAAACTCGTCCTCGAAGTCGAGCAGTAG
- a CDS encoding SDR family oxidoreductase has translation MSEVDFDFDGRVVVVTGASGALGSAICEAFADVGATVAATDVVDPDDEDAPLDAGREGIQFYQGDFTDEDSVRDTVEAIADDHGRIDHLCNVAGSWRGGDPVEETDVETFEFLFDVNLKTMFLASKHALPHVQETGGTIVSVSARSSLEGGEGDGPYRASKAGVRLLTETIAEENRGVVRANAVMPSVIDTPANREMMPDADHEKWVDPADIARVVLFLSSDGATPTSGAAVPVYGEA, from the coding sequence ATGAGCGAGGTGGACTTCGACTTCGACGGGCGGGTTGTCGTGGTGACCGGCGCGAGCGGTGCCCTCGGGAGCGCCATCTGCGAGGCGTTCGCCGACGTGGGCGCGACGGTGGCCGCGACGGACGTGGTCGACCCCGACGACGAGGACGCGCCCCTTGACGCGGGGCGCGAGGGGATACAGTTCTATCAGGGCGACTTCACCGACGAGGACAGCGTCCGGGACACCGTCGAGGCGATCGCCGACGACCACGGGCGGATCGACCACCTCTGTAACGTCGCGGGGTCGTGGCGCGGCGGCGACCCGGTCGAGGAGACTGACGTCGAGACGTTCGAGTTCCTCTTCGACGTGAACCTGAAGACGATGTTTCTCGCGTCGAAACACGCCCTCCCCCACGTACAGGAGACGGGCGGGACAATCGTCAGCGTCTCCGCTCGCTCCTCGCTGGAGGGCGGCGAGGGCGACGGCCCCTACCGGGCGTCGAAGGCCGGCGTCCGCCTGTTGACCGAGACCATCGCCGAGGAGAACAGGGGCGTGGTCCGGGCCAACGCTGTCATGCCGAGCGTCATCGACACGCCGGCCAACCGGGAGATGATGCCCGACGCCGACCACGAGAAGTGGGTCGACCCGGCGGACATCGCGCGGGTCGTCCTGTTCCTCAGTTCGGACGGCGCGACGCCCACGAGCGGTGCGGCGGTGCCGGTGTACGGCGAGGCCTGA
- a CDS encoding apolipoprotein A1/A4/E family protein, which translates to MDTSDFEGTGASSTVGRDTGGPIDSARQWLLLDGNRLLIGLALSALVGGIVYALVVTGYVGVGSGSNLPTLTGSGLTSGLLTVLTVTLSINQLILSRVFGSTDKLSDRLSGTIDFRDEVERLADVPASPSNPAEFLALIGETIRDRTERVREATDGANEDLSESLDVIAEYADGLSDMREKNDDTTEVLSTLLGPGYADNLVTTQRLRNEYAEDLPEAAADHLQAVHELLKAVAVTRQFFKTLAIQQDLAKLSRMIVYFGLLAFVTLVFLTLTYTKSAVNVGPALRPWVTSVGLGVVSIPITVLVSYMLRVATVSLYSVSVGPFVPPEERSVD; encoded by the coding sequence ATGGACACGAGCGACTTCGAGGGGACCGGTGCCTCGTCGACGGTCGGCCGCGACACCGGCGGTCCCATCGACAGTGCCCGGCAGTGGCTCCTGCTCGACGGCAACCGCCTCCTCATCGGTCTCGCACTGTCGGCGCTCGTGGGGGGTATCGTCTACGCACTCGTCGTGACGGGGTACGTCGGCGTCGGGAGCGGTTCGAACCTCCCGACGCTGACGGGGAGCGGTCTCACCTCGGGGCTCCTGACGGTCCTCACGGTGACGCTCTCCATCAACCAGCTCATCCTCTCGCGGGTGTTCGGCTCGACGGACAAGCTCTCGGACCGGCTGTCGGGCACCATCGACTTCCGGGACGAGGTGGAGCGACTGGCCGACGTGCCCGCCAGTCCCAGCAACCCGGCGGAGTTCCTCGCGCTCATCGGCGAGACCATCCGCGACCGAACCGAGCGGGTCCGGGAGGCGACCGACGGCGCGAACGAGGACCTCTCGGAGTCGCTCGACGTCATCGCCGAGTACGCCGATGGGCTGAGCGACATGCGCGAGAAGAACGACGACACCACGGAGGTGCTCTCGACGCTCCTCGGGCCGGGCTACGCGGACAACCTCGTCACGACCCAGCGGCTGCGAAACGAGTACGCCGAGGACCTCCCGGAGGCGGCCGCCGACCACCTGCAGGCCGTCCACGAACTCCTGAAGGCCGTCGCGGTCACCCGGCAGTTCTTCAAGACGCTCGCCATCCAGCAGGACCTCGCGAAGCTCTCGCGGATGATCGTCTACTTCGGCCTCCTCGCGTTCGTCACGCTCGTCTTCCTGACGCTCACCTACACCAAGTCCGCGGTGAACGTCGGCCCCGCGCTCCGACCGTGGGTCACGTCGGTCGGGCTGGGCGTCGTCTCCATCCCAATCACGGTGCTCGTCTCCTACATGCTCCGCGTGGCGACGGTGTCGCTCTACAGCGTCAGCGTGGGACCGTTCGTTCCGCCCGAGGAGCGCTCCGTGGACTGA